CGGCGGGACCGCCGAAGAGGACCCAGGACTGCTGCCAGGTGGTCGTCGGCCGGTAGGCGTGCAGTACGCCGGGGAAGAGCCAAAGGACTGCGGGACCGGTGATCTCGTGGAGTTGGCGGTCGGCGCCGTGCAGGAGGTGGCCTCGGCCGCGACGGATCAGGACGGCGGCGTGGCAGCCGAGCGCGCGTTCGGGGGACGGGCGCGCGGGGTTGGTCTGTTCGCCGGCGCCGAGACAGAAGAGTCCAAGTCGGCGCTGCGGCTCGTTGGGAGTCAGGTAGATCGACCATTCGTCCACACCGACAAGAGTCCAAGAAGTGCGCCTGTTGTGTCCATTCACCTTCAAGGCCCAGGCAGGTGAACTGGAGTGGTGCTGACATCTAACGGGTATCGCCTGGACGAGCGACGGTTGGGACGACTGGTGGAGGTGCCGCCGGAAGAGCGAGGGGATCGAGAGGCTCTCAGGGGGCGGCTGTGGCGGGATGGGTATCTGTGGTTGCGGGGACTACTCGAGCCTGCCGTGAGCAACGGGTTTCGGGAGTACTACTTCGGGCGGACTGGGGTTGCCGACCTCGAGGGGCGGCCGCGAGAGGTCGGTCGCGCCGAACTGCGGGAGGTCCTGTTCGGCGAGGTCGTGCCCGGACCGGAGTACGACGCCTTCTGCCGGCAGGCCGCGCTCAGGGACTGGTTCGGCTGGTTCTTCGGCGCGGAGACGTTCCTGCACCGGCGCAAGATCATCCGCCACACCGCGCCCGGCGAGAACGGCATCGGTACGGCGACGCAGGCGCACTACGACCTGGTCTACCTGCGCGGCGGCACCGATCAGGTGCTGTCCGCGTGGATCCCGCTCGGCGACTGCCCGGTCGAGCGC
The Kribbella italica DNA segment above includes these coding regions:
- a CDS encoding phytanoyl-CoA dioxygenase family protein, with the translated sequence MPPEERGDREALRGRLWRDGYLWLRGLLEPAVSNGFREYYFGRTGVADLEGRPREVGRAELREVLFGEVVPGPEYDAFCRQAALRDWFGWFFGAETFLHRRKIIRHTAPGENGIGTATQAHYDLVYLRGGTDQVLSAWIPLGDCPVERGGLTYLEGSHHRVLREEAEGRLKRPAASITADLPALAEEYDARWLVADYAAGDVVIHTARTVHAALDNVDDRVRLSTDIRYQPVDLPVDQRWQSHWHDRDGL